The following are encoded in a window of Lactobacillus panisapium genomic DNA:
- a CDS encoding oligopeptide ABC transporter substrate-binding protein, protein MKKGKFLGSLGVVSAAALTLVACGKSSNTSNEGAKTASKFPIETKTKTAKQGGTLRVAEETDTPFTGIFNDELQMSQPDADVSSPGQESLFDTDDHYKINDKGPATLKLDRKAKTATITIKKGVRWSDGKQVTAKDIEYAYEIIANKATKSQRYASQFNIINGMKEYHEGKAKTISGIEMPDGENGRVAVLHCQELKPGMYYSGNGYIWENAAPYHYLKDIPFSKLEASDQIRKRPLYFGPYKVQKINRGQSVTWVPNKYYWRGKPKLDKIIYQVISPNSASQAIKSHKFDIARVINNQWKQVKGTSDVTFVAQVPLAYNYMGFKVGKWDAKKSKNVMNPKAKMNNKSLRQAMAYAMNTDAVYKHYTDGLSFQVPTLIPAQFGDYFDKNAKGYTYNIKKANQLLDKAGYKKKGKWRTTPDGKPLTINFMAKSGQAINQPIAQNFIQQWNKIGLNVKLVGGRLTEFNSFYDKVQHDDPKVDVFLAGWTLSTEPSQEQMYSEGTMSNYSRFVTPENTKLIKDMDSQKAFDHKYRVDKFHEWQKYMNDEAYVIPTYNEYQIDAVNSKITGYSLKPSKLNNGHQLWYQVAFAK, encoded by the coding sequence ATGAAAAAAGGTAAATTTTTAGGTTCGCTGGGAGTTGTTTCAGCTGCTGCTTTAACATTAGTAGCCTGCGGTAAGAGTAGCAATACTAGTAATGAAGGTGCAAAAACTGCAAGCAAGTTTCCAATCGAAACTAAAACTAAGACTGCGAAACAAGGAGGTACACTTAGGGTTGCAGAAGAAACTGATACTCCTTTCACAGGTATCTTTAATGATGAATTACAGATGAGTCAACCCGACGCTGATGTTTCAAGTCCTGGTCAAGAATCATTATTTGATACAGATGATCACTACAAGATTAATGATAAAGGTCCTGCTACCTTGAAACTTGATCGTAAAGCTAAAACCGCTACGATTACAATTAAAAAGGGCGTAAGATGGTCTGACGGTAAGCAAGTAACGGCCAAAGATATTGAATATGCATATGAAATTATTGCCAATAAGGCAACTAAATCACAACGTTATGCATCTCAATTTAATATAATTAATGGTATGAAAGAATACCACGAAGGTAAAGCCAAGACTATTTCTGGGATTGAAATGCCTGATGGTGAAAACGGTCGCGTTGCAGTATTACACTGCCAGGAATTGAAGCCAGGCATGTATTACAGTGGTAACGGTTATATTTGGGAAAACGCCGCACCATATCATTATTTAAAAGATATTCCATTTTCTAAACTAGAAGCTTCTGATCAAATCAGAAAGAGACCTTTGTATTTTGGTCCATATAAAGTGCAGAAAATTAATCGTGGTCAATCTGTAACCTGGGTTCCAAATAAATATTACTGGCGTGGTAAGCCAAAATTAGATAAGATTATTTACCAAGTAATTTCACCAAATTCTGCTTCGCAAGCAATTAAGAGTCATAAGTTTGATATTGCTCGTGTAATCAATAACCAATGGAAACAAGTAAAGGGTACTAGCGATGTTACCTTTGTTGCCCAAGTACCATTAGCATATAATTATATGGGCTTTAAAGTAGGTAAATGGGACGCTAAAAAGTCTAAGAACGTCATGAATCCTAAAGCTAAGATGAATAACAAATCATTACGGCAAGCGATGGCTTATGCAATGAACACTGATGCGGTATACAAGCATTATACTGATGGCTTAAGCTTCCAAGTTCCAACTTTGATTCCTGCACAATTTGGCGATTACTTCGATAAGAATGCCAAAGGTTATACTTATAACATAAAGAAAGCCAACCAACTTTTGGATAAAGCCGGTTATAAGAAAAAGGGTAAGTGGCGTACTACTCCTGATGGTAAACCACTGACAATTAACTTTATGGCCAAATCAGGTCAAGCAATTAACCAACCAATTGCTCAAAACTTTATTCAACAATGGAACAAGATTGGGTTAAACGTTAAGCTAGTCGGTGGTCGATTAACTGAATTCAATTCTTTCTATGATAAAGTGCAACATGATGATCCTAAGGTTGATGTATTTTTAGCTGGCTGGACACTCTCAACAGAACCATCTCAAGAGCAAATGTATAGTGAAGGGACAATGTCCAATTACTCACGTTTTGTAACTCCAGAAAATACGAAGCTCATTAAGGATATGGACTCACAAAAGGCCTTTGACCATAAATACCGTGTTGATAAGTTCCACGAATGGCAAAAATACATGAATGATGAAGCTTATGTCATTCCAACTTATAATGAATACCAAATCGATGCTGTTAATAGTAAGATTACTGGCTACTCATTGAAACCATCGAAATTAAACAATGGTCATCAATTATGGTACCAAGTTGCTTTTGCTAAATAA
- a CDS encoding oligopeptide ABC transporter substrate-binding protein yields the protein MKKVKFLGSLGVVSAAALTLVACGKGSNSANTDDSKKASKFPAEVAKKEAKQGGTVKYAIETDSPFTGIFANELYTTKTDFDVASPGNEALFDVDDDYRINDKGPATMKIDRKNNTVTITVKKGVKWSDGKQVVAKDLEYPYEIMANKATKSQRYTSSIASIKGMKEYHDGKAKTISGLEMPDGENGRTIVIHYDELKPGMYNSGNGYFSETAEPYHYLKKVRFSMLESSDQVRKKPLFFGPYKVDKVVRGQSVTWSPNKYYWRGKPKLDKIVCQVVSNNSTSQAIKSQKFDVAAVINSQWKQVKDAKNTNFVAKIPLAYSYLGFKVGKWDAKKGKNVMDSKAKMNNKALRQAIAYAMNLDDVNKKYNSSLTFRIPTLIPAPFGDYFDKNVKGYPYDLKKANEILDKAGYKKKGKWRVQPNGKPLKIKFLAMQGDATKEPIYQNYIQQWHKIGLNVSLYNGRLTEINSFYDKLQNDAPGIDMYMASWSLSSEPSPADLYTEGAPFNFGRVVTPENTKLLKNIDSQKAFDHKYRVEQFHKWQEYMNEQAFVVPTNNSYEITAVNSKLTGYSVKPSDSNQQWFKVAYVK from the coding sequence ATGAAAAAAGTTAAATTTTTAGGTTCGCTAGGAGTAGTTTCAGCTGCTGCACTTACTTTAGTAGCCTGTGGCAAAGGCAGTAATTCGGCTAATACTGATGATTCTAAAAAAGCAAGTAAGTTCCCAGCCGAAGTAGCAAAAAAGGAAGCTAAACAGGGTGGAACAGTAAAATATGCTATTGAAACAGATTCACCTTTTACGGGAATTTTTGCTAATGAACTATATACTACGAAAACAGATTTCGATGTCGCCTCTCCTGGTAATGAAGCCTTATTTGATGTTGATGATGATTATCGAATCAACGATAAAGGTCCTGCGACCATGAAAATTGATCGTAAAAACAATACAGTCACAATTACGGTTAAAAAGGGTGTTAAGTGGTCTGACGGCAAGCAAGTTGTTGCTAAGGATCTAGAATATCCGTATGAAATCATGGCTAATAAAGCAACTAAATCACAGAGATATACTAGTTCAATTGCTTCAATTAAGGGTATGAAAGAGTATCATGATGGCAAAGCCAAAACAATTTCGGGCTTAGAAATGCCGGATGGTGAAAATGGACGCACAATAGTTATTCACTATGATGAATTAAAACCAGGAATGTATAATAGTGGTAATGGCTATTTTAGTGAGACTGCCGAGCCATATCACTATTTGAAAAAGGTACGATTCAGTATGCTAGAGTCATCAGATCAAGTTCGGAAGAAGCCATTGTTCTTTGGCCCATATAAGGTAGATAAAGTGGTTCGTGGTCAGTCAGTAACTTGGTCACCAAACAAATATTATTGGCGTGGCAAGCCGAAATTAGACAAGATTGTTTGTCAGGTAGTTTCAAACAATTCAACTTCCCAAGCAATTAAAAGTCAAAAATTTGATGTTGCAGCAGTCATTAACTCACAATGGAAGCAAGTTAAAGACGCAAAAAACACTAATTTCGTAGCTAAGATTCCTTTAGCATATTCATACCTTGGTTTTAAGGTAGGTAAATGGGATGCCAAAAAGGGCAAAAATGTAATGGATTCTAAAGCGAAAATGAACAATAAAGCTTTACGCCAGGCAATTGCTTATGCTATGAATCTTGATGATGTTAATAAAAAATATAATAGCAGCCTCACCTTTAGGATTCCAACTTTAATTCCTGCTCCATTCGGTGATTACTTTGATAAAAATGTTAAAGGATATCCTTATGATCTGAAAAAGGCCAATGAAATTTTGGATAAAGCTGGCTATAAAAAGAAGGGTAAGTGGCGTGTTCAGCCTAACGGTAAGCCACTGAAAATTAAGTTTCTAGCTATGCAGGGAGATGCTACGAAAGAACCTATTTATCAAAATTACATCCAGCAATGGCATAAAATTGGTTTAAATGTAAGTTTATATAATGGGCGCTTAACTGAGATTAATTCATTTTACGATAAACTGCAAAATGATGCTCCTGGAATTGACATGTACATGGCATCATGGAGTTTGTCTTCAGAACCATCTCCAGCAGACTTATATACCGAAGGTGCACCATTTAATTTTGGTAGAGTTGTTACACCTGAGAATACTAAATTGCTAAAGAATATCGATTCACAAAAAGCATTTGATCATAAATACCGTGTTGAACAATTCCATAAGTGGCAAGAATATATGAACGAACAAGCTTTTGTTGTTCCAACTAATAACTCTTACGAGATTACAGCAGTTAATAGTAAACTGACAGGATATTCGGTTAAACCATCAGACAGTAATCAACAATGGTTTAAAGTTGCATATGTAAAATAA
- a CDS encoding oligopeptide ABC transporter substrate-binding protein: protein MKSAKFWGSLGVVSAAALTLVACGKGGNSANTDDTKQASKFSPVVPNKSTKEGGTVKQAIETDTPFTGIFASELTTTQTDVDVMEPGLEGLFDVDDDYRINDKGPATMKLDRKNNTITIMVKKGVKWSDGKQVVAKDLEFSYEIMANKATKSQRYTSSIASIKGMKEYHDGKAKTISGLEMPDGENGRKLIIHYDKLKPGMYNSGNGYFSENAQPYHYLKNVPFSKLESSDQIRKKPMFFGPYKVDKVVRGQSVTWSPNKYYWRGKPKLNKVICQVVSTKSASQAIKSQRFDVARVINSQWKQVKDTKGVNFVAKIPLEYSYLGFKVGKWDAKKGKNVMNPNAKMNNKSLRKAIAYAMNISQATKRYTGGLTFQIPTLIPAQFGDYFDKDAKGYDYNLKKANELLDKAGYKKKGKWRVQPNGKPLKIKILVSEGSDPSKEPITQNYIQQWHKIGLNVSLINNRLIEFNSYVDKVQNDDPEIDMFTGAWSLSSEPSPNDLYGEGAPFDMTRFVTPENTKLLNAIDSEKAFDHKYRVEQFHKWQEYMNEEAYCIPMTNSYQITAVNGKITGYSVKPSDLNDKWFKVAYVK from the coding sequence ATGAAAAGTGCAAAATTTTGGGGGTCACTTGGTGTAGTTAGTGCAGCTGCGCTAACTTTAGTAGCCTGTGGCAAAGGCGGTAATTCGGCTAATACCGATGATACTAAGCAAGCTAGCAAATTTTCCCCTGTAGTACCAAACAAGTCCACCAAGGAAGGCGGGACGGTTAAGCAAGCTATCGAAACGGATACACCCTTTACCGGTATTTTTGCTAGTGAATTAACCACAACCCAGACCGATGTGGACGTTATGGAACCTGGTCTTGAGGGCTTATTTGATGTTGATGACGATTATCGAATCAATGACAAAGGCCCAGCTACCATGAAACTTGACCGTAAAAACAATACAATCACAATTATGGTTAAGAAGGGCGTTAAGTGGTCTGATGGCAAGCAAGTTGTTGCTAAAGATCTGGAATTTTCTTATGAAATTATGGCCAATAAAGCGACCAAATCGCAAAGATATACTAGTTCGATTGCCTCAATTAAGGGGATGAAAGAGTATCATGATGGTAAAGCTAAAACTATTTCTGGCTTAGAAATGCCAGATGGTGAAAATGGTCGTAAATTAATTATTCACTACGATAAATTAAAGCCAGGTATGTATAATAGTGGTAATGGTTACTTTAGTGAAAATGCCCAACCATATCACTACTTGAAAAATGTACCATTCAGTAAGCTGGAATCATCAGATCAAATTCGGAAAAAGCCGATGTTCTTTGGCCCATACAAGGTAGATAAAGTGGTTCGTGGTCAATCAGTAACTTGGTCACCTAACAAATATTACTGGCGTGGTAAACCAAAGTTAAACAAGGTTATTTGCCAGGTAGTTTCTACTAAATCCGCCTCTCAAGCAATTAAGAGTCAAAGATTTGACGTTGCACGTGTAATTAACTCACAATGGAAACAGGTAAAAGATACTAAAGGCGTAAACTTTGTTGCTAAAATTCCTTTGGAATATTCATACCTTGGCTTTAAGGTTGGTAAATGGGATGCTAAAAAGGGTAAAAACGTCATGAACCCGAACGCCAAGATGAATAATAAATCTTTGCGTAAAGCTATTGCGTATGCCATGAATATTTCACAGGCAACCAAACGCTATACTGGTGGCCTGACTTTCCAAATACCAACTTTGATTCCGGCTCAATTTGGTGACTACTTTGATAAGGATGCCAAAGGCTACGATTATAACCTTAAGAAAGCAAATGAACTGCTAGACAAAGCTGGTTATAAGAAGAAAGGCAAATGGCGGGTTCAGCCAAACGGTAAACCGTTAAAAATCAAAATTTTGGTTAGTGAGGGTTCAGATCCAAGTAAGGAACCAATTACACAAAATTATATTCAACAATGGCATAAAATTGGCTTAAATGTCAGTTTGATTAACAATCGATTGATTGAATTTAATTCTTATGTTGATAAAGTTCAAAATGACGATCCCGAAATCGATATGTTTACGGGAGCTTGGTCCTTGTCAAGTGAACCGTCACCAAATGACTTATATGGTGAGGGCGCGCCATTTGATATGACTAGATTTGTCACACCAGAAAATACTAAACTACTTAATGCAATTGATTCAGAAAAGGCATTTGATCATAAATACCGCGTTGAACAATTCCACAAGTGGCAAGAATATATGAATGAAGAAGCATACTGCATTCCGATGACTAATTCATATCAAATTACTGCAGTTAACGGTAAGATTACTGGATACTCGGTTAAACCATCAGATCTTAACGATAAATGGTTTAAAGTTGCATATGTAAAATAA
- a CDS encoding oligopeptide ABC transporter substrate-binding protein has translation MTKLKTIGSVGIVSMAALTLVACGKSNQSNSNDAKTASKFPSSMPKKAAKQGGTVKVALETDTPFTGIFSDQLATTSFDAQIASPGAESLFDTDDYHKINDKGPATIKINQKNKTITITLKKGVKWSDGKQVTAKDLEYPYEILGNKKTKAQRYSTKLEVLKGLKEYHEGKAKTISGIELPDGDNGLRMILHFSSLKPGMSFSGNDYYVESAAPYHYLKDVPFNKLESSDKIRKKPLYFGPYKLAKLVRGQSVTWIPNKFYWRGKPKLAKIVYQVVSPNSASQAIKSHKFDIVQVVNSQWKEVKNTEKVKFIAQIPLYYSYLGFKVGKWDAKKGKNVMNPNSKMNNRSLRQAIGYAMNIAAVNKRYTNGLSFQIPTLIPKQFGDFYDPNVKGFTYNLNKANELLDKAGYKKKGKWRVQPNGKPLKINLLAMSGAATQEPIVQNYIQQWHKIGLNVGLLNGRLTEINSFYDKVQNDDQSVDMFMAAWGLSNEPSPNGLYSEGGPANYTRFVTAENNKLIDEIDSEKAFNHKYRVQKFHEWQEYMFKDAYVIPMYNAYKIYAVNDCLTGYSLKPSESNNDHPLWYQVGYVK, from the coding sequence ATGACCAAATTAAAAACTATCGGTTCGGTTGGTATTGTCAGCATGGCTGCTTTAACCTTAGTTGCCTGTGGTAAAAGTAATCAAAGTAATAGTAATGATGCAAAGACAGCAAGTAAATTTCCTAGTTCTATGCCTAAGAAAGCCGCTAAACAAGGAGGAACAGTTAAGGTAGCTTTAGAAACTGATACACCTTTTACTGGTATTTTTTCTGATCAATTAGCTACAACTTCTTTTGATGCACAGATAGCTTCACCAGGTGCTGAATCACTATTTGATACGGATGATTACCATAAAATAAATGATAAGGGACCAGCAACCATTAAGATTAATCAAAAAAATAAGACAATTACGATTACGTTAAAAAAAGGCGTTAAATGGTCAGATGGCAAGCAGGTAACAGCTAAAGATCTTGAGTATCCTTATGAAATTTTAGGCAATAAAAAAACAAAGGCACAGAGGTATTCGACTAAGCTGGAGGTCCTTAAAGGACTGAAAGAATATCATGAGGGTAAAGCAAAAACTATTTCAGGAATTGAATTGCCAGATGGTGATAATGGGTTACGGATGATTTTACATTTTTCATCGTTAAAACCCGGGATGTCATTTAGCGGCAATGATTACTACGTTGAGTCTGCTGCGCCTTACCATTATTTAAAGGACGTTCCATTTAATAAGCTCGAGTCTTCAGATAAGATTAGAAAAAAGCCACTTTATTTTGGCCCTTATAAATTAGCCAAATTGGTTCGCGGTCAATCAGTGACATGGATCCCCAATAAATTTTATTGGCGAGGAAAGCCGAAGTTAGCCAAAATTGTTTATCAAGTAGTTTCACCTAATTCTGCTTCGCAAGCGATTAAATCGCATAAGTTTGATATTGTTCAGGTAGTTAATTCGCAATGGAAAGAGGTAAAAAATACCGAAAAAGTTAAATTCATTGCGCAAATCCCGTTGTATTACAGCTATTTAGGCTTCAAAGTGGGAAAATGGGATGCTAAAAAAGGCAAAAACGTCATGAATCCTAATAGCAAGATGAATAATAGGTCATTGCGGCAGGCAATTGGCTATGCAATGAATATTGCTGCGGTTAATAAGCGCTACACTAATGGCTTAAGTTTTCAGATTCCAACTTTAATTCCCAAACAATTTGGTGACTTCTATGATCCTAATGTCAAAGGTTTTACGTACAATTTAAACAAAGCAAATGAACTTTTGGATAAGGCCGGATATAAGAAAAAAGGTAAATGGCGTGTTCAACCTAATGGCAAACCATTAAAAATCAACCTTTTGGCCATGTCAGGAGCTGCAACGCAGGAACCGATTGTACAAAATTATATTCAGCAGTGGCATAAAATTGGTTTAAATGTTGGTTTGCTCAATGGTAGGCTAACTGAAATAAACTCGTTCTACGATAAAGTTCAAAATGATGATCAGTCGGTTGATATGTTTATGGCTGCATGGGGACTTTCAAATGAGCCGTCGCCTAATGGTTTATATAGTGAGGGTGGTCCGGCAAACTATACTAGATTTGTTACTGCTGAAAACAATAAACTAATTGATGAGATAGACTCAGAAAAAGCATTTAACCACAAATATCGTGTGCAAAAATTTCATGAGTGGCAAGAGTACATGTTTAAAGACGCTTACGTTATTCCAATGTACAATGCATATAAAATTTATGCTGTTAATGATTGTCTTACTGGATATTCTCTTAAACCGTCTGAATCTAATAATGATCATCCATTATGGTACCAAGTTGGCTATGTTAAATGA
- a CDS encoding oligopeptide ABC transporter substrate-binding protein, whose product MNKTKILRAAGIASAAALTLVACGKNSNTANNQNAKTASKFPQAVPVKETKQGGTLKYAIKTDTPFTGVFSDELSTTAIDSSVAEPGEESLFDTDDSYKITNKGPATMKLDRNAKTITITVKKGVKWSDGKQVTAKDLEYPYEILANKKTKAQRYSSQLEEIEGVKEYHQGKSKTISGIEMPDGDNGRTVVLHFKEMKPGMLYSGNGYFWESAAPYHYLKNIPFEKLQSSDQIRKKPLYFGPYKVEKIVRGQSVTWVPNKYYWRGKPKLDKIVSQVISQNSISQGIKSRKFDVAEVVNDQWNEVKDTKGVNFVAQIPLAYHYIGFKVGKWDAKQDKNVMNPNAKMNNKALRQAMGYAVNVDSVDQHYTSGLSFRIPTLIPAQFGDYFDKDAKGYNYNLKKANQLLDKAGYKKKGKWRVQPNGKPLTINFMAMTGSSAQEPTVQNYIQQWQKIGLNVKLLGGRLTEFNSFYDKIQNDDPQVDIYMAGWSLASEPSPASMYGESSPMNYSRFATSKNNKLLNEIDSQKSFNHSYRVEKFHQWQEYMNDQAYVLPLDNSYKVIAVNNKLTGYSTKPSDNSNGHQLWYKVGFIK is encoded by the coding sequence ATGAATAAGACAAAAATTCTTCGCGCAGCAGGTATTGCTTCAGCTGCAGCGTTGACTTTGGTAGCCTGTGGCAAAAATAGCAATACTGCTAATAACCAAAATGCTAAGACGGCAAGTAAATTCCCTCAAGCAGTACCTGTTAAAGAGACCAAGCAGGGTGGTACTTTGAAGTATGCTATTAAGACTGATACACCATTTACAGGTGTTTTTTCTGACGAACTTTCTACAACGGCGATAGATAGCTCAGTAGCTGAGCCAGGAGAAGAATCATTATTTGATACTGATGATAGTTATAAGATTACTAACAAAGGTCCAGCTACAATGAAGCTTGACCGTAATGCTAAAACTATCACAATTACCGTTAAAAAAGGTGTTAAATGGTCCGATGGTAAGCAAGTGACCGCTAAGGATCTTGAATATCCATATGAAATTCTTGCTAATAAAAAGACAAAGGCACAGAGATATAGTAGTCAACTGGAAGAAATTGAAGGCGTAAAAGAATACCATCAAGGCAAATCAAAGACAATTTCTGGAATTGAAATGCCTGATGGTGATAATGGTCGTACGGTTGTTTTACATTTTAAAGAAATGAAGCCTGGAATGTTATACAGTGGTAACGGTTATTTCTGGGAAAGTGCAGCTCCATATCATTACCTTAAGAATATTCCATTTGAGAAATTACAATCTTCTGACCAAATTAGAAAGAAGCCATTATATTTTGGACCGTATAAAGTTGAAAAAATTGTTCGTGGACAATCTGTAACTTGGGTTCCGAATAAATATTATTGGCGTGGTAAACCAAAACTAGATAAAATTGTTTCACAAGTTATTTCACAAAATTCAATTTCACAAGGTATCAAGAGTCGCAAGTTTGATGTCGCTGAAGTTGTTAATGACCAATGGAATGAGGTTAAGGACACTAAAGGCGTAAACTTTGTTGCACAAATTCCTCTCGCATATCACTACATTGGTTTTAAAGTTGGTAAATGGGATGCTAAGCAAGATAAAAATGTGATGAATCCTAATGCAAAAATGAATAATAAAGCTCTACGGCAGGCAATGGGTTATGCAGTTAACGTTGATTCTGTTGACCAACATTATACTTCCGGCTTAAGCTTTAGAATTCCAACCCTAATTCCAGCTCAATTTGGCGATTATTTTGACAAGGATGCTAAAGGATACAATTATAATTTAAAGAAAGCCAATCAACTTTTAGATAAAGCTGGCTACAAGAAGAAGGGTAAGTGGCGTGTTCAACCTAATGGCAAGCCATTAACTATTAACTTCATGGCAATGACAGGAAGTTCAGCTCAAGAACCAACGGTTCAAAATTATATCCAACAATGGCAAAAGATTGGCTTGAATGTAAAATTGCTTGGTGGCCGATTAACGGAGTTTAATTCATTTTATGATAAGATTCAAAATGATGACCCACAAGTGGACATTTATATGGCAGGCTGGAGTTTAGCTAGTGAGCCATCACCAGCTTCAATGTATGGTGAGTCTTCACCTATGAATTATTCTCGCTTCGCAACGTCTAAAAATAATAAGCTTTTAAATGAGATTGATTCGCAAAAGTCCTTTAATCATAGTTATCGGGTAGAAAAATTCCATCAATGGCAAGAATACATGAATGATCAAGCTTATGTTTTACCATTGGATAACTCTTATAAAGTGATTGCAGTTAATAATAAACTAACTGGGTATTCAACTAAGCCATCAGACAATTCGAATGGTCATCAATTATGGTATAAGGTTGGCTTTATTAAGTAA
- a CDS encoding ABC transporter permease: MSEKKENTSTQEVKKKKVSSPASSFKVVVREIVKDKIALTAFIIIVLILLFTFGGSLFLNSEKVTETNIIDAYMGWGMNGHLFGTDDGGRDIVNLLIMGGRNSILIGLGVTAVCEIVGLVVGLVSGYYGGYVDAIIMRIVDFVQVLPAMPIEIVLVSVIPHYSPVSLVWIISMFGWTTTARYFRAFVLSQRGRDYVLASKTSGSSDLKIMFREVLPNITSMVIIDVVLAIASNIGIETTLSFIGYGLPSTVPSLGTLIGFANDPVNVVSRPWLWLPATVMLLAISLSVNYVGRAFQRAGDARQREN, translated from the coding sequence ATGTCTGAAAAGAAAGAAAACACTTCAACTCAAGAAGTAAAAAAGAAAAAAGTTTCTTCTCCTGCTTCAAGTTTTAAGGTAGTAGTTAGAGAAATTGTCAAAGATAAAATTGCACTTACCGCATTTATCATTATTGTTTTAATTCTCTTATTTACTTTTGGAGGATCATTATTCTTAAATTCTGAAAAGGTAACAGAAACAAATATTATTGATGCCTATATGGGATGGGGCATGAACGGTCATCTGTTCGGCACTGATGATGGTGGTCGTGATATTGTTAACCTTCTAATCATGGGTGGACGTAACTCCATCTTGATTGGTTTAGGTGTTACTGCTGTCTGTGAAATTGTTGGTTTGGTAGTTGGCTTAGTTTCTGGTTATTACGGCGGTTATGTCGATGCAATTATCATGAGAATAGTTGACTTTGTTCAAGTTTTACCTGCTATGCCAATTGAAATTGTTTTAGTAAGTGTTATTCCGCATTATAGTCCTGTGAGTTTAGTATGGATTATCTCAATGTTCGGTTGGACAACTACAGCGAGATACTTTAGAGCGTTCGTCCTATCTCAACGTGGAAGAGATTATGTTCTTGCTTCGAAAACCTCAGGTTCATCAGATTTAAAGATTATGTTCCGCGAAGTTTTGCCGAATATTACCTCAATGGTTATTATTGATGTGGTTTTAGCAATCGCAAGTAACATTGGTATTGAAACAACACTTTCCTTTATTGGCTACGGTTTGCCATCAACAGTTCCTTCACTAGGTACCTTAATTGGTTTTGCTAACGATCCGGTTAACGTTGTAAGTCGGCCTTGGCTTTGGCTACCTGCTACGGTCATGTTGTTAGCAATTTCATTGAGTGTTAACTATGTTGGACGTGCATTCCAGCGTGCTGGTGATGCAAGACAAAGAGAAAACTAA
- the opp4B gene encoding oligopeptide ABC transporter permease, with the protein MWKTVLRRILIMIPQLIILSILVFFLAKMMPGDPFTGQINPNTDPKQLEALKRAAGLYDPAPVQYGRWVGNLFKGDLGTSYIQHVPVTSLIADRAVNTFWLAMLTTILSYCISIPLGVTAGRHQDQWQDQAVQIFNYVTFAVPPFVFYILGIWLFGFTLGWFPISGSVSPNASGFWGTLGSQIYHIILPACLVALITTTSIVQYLRTGIVDNKVEDYVRTAHSKGVPENVVFNKHILRNSLLPIASSIGTVITGLLSGSMVVESVFSYPGMGKLFLDSIGQRDYTTLTALILIFGILTLLGNLLSDIIMSIVDPRIRIK; encoded by the coding sequence ATGTGGAAAACAGTCTTAAGACGTATATTAATTATGATTCCTCAATTGATTATCTTGAGTATCTTAGTCTTCTTCTTGGCTAAAATGATGCCGGGTGACCCATTTACTGGTCAAATCAATCCGAATACTGATCCAAAGCAACTTGAAGCATTGAAGAGAGCGGCAGGTCTTTATGATCCAGCTCCAGTTCAATATGGACGTTGGGTTGGCAATTTATTTAAGGGCGACCTTGGGACCAGTTACATTCAACACGTGCCAGTTACTTCTTTAATTGCTGATCGTGCTGTAAATACTTTTTGGCTTGCAATGTTGACTACTATTCTTAGTTACTGCATTTCTATTCCTTTGGGAGTTACTGCAGGACGTCACCAAGATCAATGGCAAGATCAAGCAGTTCAAATTTTTAACTACGTTACTTTTGCCGTGCCACCATTTGTCTTTTACATTTTAGGAATTTGGTTATTTGGTTTTACGCTAGGATGGTTCCCAATTTCTGGATCAGTTTCACCTAACGCTTCTGGCTTCTGGGGTACTTTAGGCAGTCAAATTTATCACATTATCTTGCCTGCTTGTCTTGTTGCATTGATAACAACGACATCAATTGTACAGTATCTGAGAACAGGAATCGTTGATAATAAAGTCGAAGATTACGTTCGGACCGCTCACAGTAAGGGTGTTCCCGAAAATGTTGTTTTCAACAAACATATTTTACGTAACTCGTTATTACCAATTGCGTCATCAATAGGTACAGTTATTACTGGTCTTTTAAGTGGTTCAATGGTTGTAGAATCAGTGTTCAGTTACCCAGGAATGGGTAAACTATTCCTAGATTCAATTGGACAACGTGATTACACCACTTTGACGGCATTGATTTTAATCTTTGGTATCCTTACTTTACTCGGAAATCTTTTGTCAGATATTATTATGAGTATCGTTGATCCAAGAATCAGAATTAAGTAA